The DNA window CGTCGCCGCTCGCGTCCGACTGATAATAAAGGCTGGCGCCATCGGGGGAAAAGACGGGCGCCGCCTCGTTCCTGTCCGGCACCGACGCGATCAGGCGCGGCGTCTGCCCCGCTCGCCCGATGTCGAGCAGGTAGAGGTCGGTCCGTCCGCGATTGGCGGCAAGGTCGGTGGTGCGCAACTGATAGGCGAGCCATCTGCCATCGGGCGAGACGGCGGGCGCGGCCACGCGGTTGAGGCTCACCATATCGGCGGGCGTGAACGGACGGGCCAGCGCGGGCGCGGCGTTCATCGCGAGCGCAGCGACGGCTCCCAGAAGATATGTTTTCATGAATATCACCCTTGCATCGGATGGCGATTCGCGCCGACGCAGGACGCGCCGGTCAGCGATCGTCAGGATGCCAAGGGTCTAGGCCGCGCGAACGGCCTTGTGCAAGCGCCGGTTCAGCGACCGCCGGTGATGCGGGCGATTTCCTTCGCCACCATGTCCTCGACCAGCGCGGGGAGCCGCGCGTCGAGCCATTCCTTGAGCATGGGCTTGAGCATCGCGCGCACCAGCCCGTCGAGCGTATTGTCCTGCCCGGCCGCCGGAGCCACCAGCATAGAGGACAGGGCCGATAGCGAATGGCGCGCCGCGACTTCGCTTTCCATGGACAGGATCGAGTCGTCCGACGCGGGGGCAGCGGGCGCGGCGGCGGCTGTAGCCTTGGGCGCGGCTTTGGGAGCGGGCATGGGTTCCTCCGCGATCTCGTCGGTCAGTTCCAGCACTTCGTCGGGGTCGGCGGGAGCAGGCACGGGTGCCTGCGCCGCGGCCTTTTCGCCGCGTGAACGGCGCAGCGGAGCGGCCTGAACCGCTTCCTCGCCTTCCTCGGCGATGATCCGCTTGATGGACGAGAGGATCTCTTCCATCGAGGGTTCCTTGGTCATGTCACCCATGGAGTTTCCCCGTCCAAATTTCACCACGCGCCGTTCCGCTTCACATCAAAATTACTCGTGCGGGTTAACAAGCGGTTAAGGCTGTTGCGTCGTTGCGGCAGGGACATTGGCATTTTGTGCGGGCGTGTCAACGGTCCGTGTCGCCACGGGCCGGGGCGCGGGGTCGAAGTCCCAGTCGAACCACTTGCCCCTGACCCGCTTGTAATTGACCATCGGATCGTAGAGCGCGCCCGCGCCGAGGTTCAGGTCATCGGCCTCGGCATGGCCCATCGACGCCAGCAGGCTGAAGCCCGCGACATAGGCGTTGCGCCGCGCCGAAACGAGCTGCACCCGCGCGCGGAGCGCTTCCTGTTCGGCGTCGAGAATGTCGAGAATGGTGCGGCTGCCCACGGAATTTTCCGCCCGCACGCCTTCCAGCGACAGCGAGGATGCCGACACGGCGTTTTCCGCCGATTTGATGGTTTCCAGCGACGCCTGCCAGCTTGCATAGGAAGCGCGGGTCTGGGCGATGACGCCGCGTTCGGTTTCGATCGCCTGCTCGATCGCCTGCGCTTCGAGCGCCTGATTCTGCCGCACCTGCGCGCCGGGACGGCCGCCCTGGTAGAGCGGGATCGAAATCTGCACGCCCGCTGCCGCCTGCTTGTTGATCTGCGGTCCTTCGATGATGTTGCCGTTGGCGTCCTGCGCGCTGCTGTTGAGCGAATGGAGATAGTTGGTGTAACCCGCCTGCGTGTAGGCCGAGACCTGCGGCAGCACCGCCCCCTTCGCCGCCTTCACATCATAGGCGCGCGCCTCCCGCTGCTTGTTGGCGGCAAGAATGTCGGGATTGTCGCGCAGCGCCACCTGCACTGCGGAATCAGGGTCTGCGGGAAGGCCGGGAAGCTGCGGCGGCGGCTCTAGATTGTCGGGCGCCTCACCCACCAGCGCGATGTAATTTTCCTTGCTGGTGATCAGGTTCGCCTCGGATGTCTGGAGGTCCGACCGGGCGAGCGCGAGGCGCGACTGCGACTGCGCCACATCGGTGCGGGTCACGTCGCCGACCTCGAACCGATCGTTCGTCGCCTGAAGATTGACCTCCAGCACCCGCACATTGGCGCGGTTGAGCGAGACGATGGCGGTGTCGCGGATTACGTCCATATAGGCCGCAACCGTCTGGGAGAAGATGCTCATCTCCGTCCCGCGAAGCTGCGCCTGCCCGGCGTCCACGCGCGTCTTGGCCGCCTTGATGCCGTTGCGCACCTGCCCGCCCGCGTAGATCGGCACGGAAAGCTGCGTCTGCGCGTTCACCGTCCGCTGGGGCGAAGTAAAGCTGATCGTCGGCTTGAGGATGCTTTCCTCGTAGGTGCCCGACAGGTTGAGCGCCGGACGGCCGCTTGCCTTCTGGATCGCGACGCCCTCATCAGTGGCGCGCTGTCCCGCGCGCGCGCCGGTCAGCGTCGGGTTGCTGGCATAGGCCTTCGCCAGCGCGCCCTGCAATGTTTCGGCGCCTGCTGGCGCGGCCAGAGCGGATGTCAGCAGAAGCAGGGCGGCAACAGCCCGCCGTCCACCCGATTGATGCTTCGCCGTCATGTGCCCCCGCCTGCTCCTGCGCGTCAGAAAGTAAATGCCTTGGGCGCGCCGAAGCCCGGCAGCACCACCATTTCGATATCCGTCAGGCGCGTGAGGCCCAGAACGCCCCCGACCGCGCGTCCGCTGCAGAGGCGCGTAACGCCCCGGTCGATCAGCCCGGTCACGACGCGCGCCCCATCGGCGAGTTGCTCAACGAGCGCGGCGGGCACTTCCTCCACCGCCCCGTCGATGAACAGCAGGTCATATGGCGCGCCAGCCGAAGCGCCCTGCGCCAATGGCCCGCGCACCAGCGTGGCGCCGGTCGCCGCCGTTTCCGGCCCGCCTTCTTCCTCGACCGCCGTCACCGTTGCGCCCAGTTCGCCGAGAAGCGCGGCGGCATAGCCCGTCGCCGCGCCGATCAGCAGAACCCGGTCGCCCGGCTCGACCTGCGCTTCCTTGAGCAACCGTCCCGTCACCAGCGGCGCATTGAGCGCGCGCCCGTTGCCCAGCGGCACGGGCCGGTCGATATAGGCGGCGGCGCGGCGGCCGGCGGGCACGAAATCCTCGCGCGGCACCTTCGCCATCACGGCGACGACGCGCGGATCGTCCACGTCGCTGGTGCGCAACTGGCTTTCGACCATGGCGGCCCGCATCGAAGAGAAATTCTGCTCGGTCACGATAAGTCCTCGCTTGGCACAACTGTATTGACAATGCAATACACTAAGGCGTCTCCCGACCTCTAGATCAGCCACTCGCCCTCGCCAAGCGGCTTTGCGCCGCGCCGCACAAGATTCTTGGGGCCGCCCGCCGATCCCCGGCTTGACTTTGCCACCAAAGCCGCACATTTGCGGCCACCCACCGCACCGAGGCCCGATGGCGGAGTGGTGACGCAGCGGACTGCAAATCCGTATACGCCGGTTCGATTCCGGCTCGGGCCTCCAGTACCCTGTCAGCAGATGCGTGCTGATGGTTGAAAAAACCTTAGATTTCCGCTAGTTTAGAGGCACTCGCTGATCGTCAGCGACTGCCTCTGTTTGCCTCTAAATTTGGCTGATCGGGGCAAATTTGGGGGCCTCGCCAGGCCCTCCACATCAGCGAGGCCCCCAAATGGCGCTGACCGACACCGCAGTCCGCAACGCGAAGCCCAAGAACAAACCCTACAAGGTCACGGACGGGCAAGGGCTTTACCTGCTGGTCAATCCGGGGGGCAGCAAACTCTGGCGCGTCAAATATCGACGTAACGGCGTGGAGCGAAAGCTGGCGCTGGGTTCGTATCCTGAAATCACGCTCGCCGAGGCGCGTGCAGCACGCGATGCGGCTCGCAGGCAACTTGCCCATGATGTCGATCCCAACGCCGCCAAGCGTCAGGCACGCATCGAAGCGAGCATCCGCGCCAATAACAGCTTTGCCAGCGTGGCAGAGGAATTGATCGAGAAGAAAACGCGGGAGGGGTTGGCAGAGCCGACGCTGAAAAAGATGCGCTGGTTCGTGAAGCTGCTTGGCGGAGAATTCGGCAAACGTCCCATCGCAGAGATCACCCCGCAGGAACTGTTGCACGAACTTCGTAAGCATGAGCGGCGGGGCCGGCTGGATACGGCAAATCTTCTCCGAGCATTCGCCAGCCGCGTGTTTCGCTACGGGGTGGCGACAGCACGAGCCGAGCGTGACCCAGCCCAGTTGCTCATAGGTGCGCTGACAACAGCGAGGGTCAAGCATTTCCCCGCGATCACCGATCCGGTGGCATTTGGCGCGTTGCTCAGGGCGATCGAGGGTTATCAGGGCGATCCCTCCGTCATGTATGCCCTGAAACTCACGCCCCACGTTTTCCAGCGTCCCGGCGAAATCCGGCATATGGAGTGGAAGGAGGTGGATTTTGAAAAGGCGGTCTGGATCATCCCGGAAGGGAAGATGAAAATGCGCCAGCCCCATTCGGTGCCGCTATCCCGGCAGTCGCTGGCGATCCTCGCGGAAATGCGCTCCCTGTCCGGTTCCGGACGTTATGTGTTTCCGTCGGTCAGGACGCGCGAAAGGCCGCTCAGCGAGAACACGATCAACGCTTCCTTGCGCCGTATGGGCTTTCCCAAGGACCAAATGACCGCGCACGGCTTCCGCACGTCCGCATCCTCGCTGTTGAACGAATCCGGCAAATGGAACCCCGACGCTATCGAACGGGCGCTGGCGCATATGGTCGCAGGAAGCGTCCGGCGCATTTACAACCAATCGGCCTATTGGCGCGAACGTGTTGCAATGGCCCAATGGTGGAGCGACTATCTGGACGAATTGCGAGGTGCGGGCAATGTCCCCCGTCAACGGGAGAAGATTGAGCGATGGACAACGACGACGCCCGCTCCCTTCGGAGAATTGTCTTACAGCTACTCCATGAGGACGAAGATGAAGCACGAAGGGAACTGGACGACATTATCCGAACAGTAGCGGAGAATATCGGACGGGAATCTTCTCTTTATACGTGGGCTGTCCCGGTCCTCCTCACTATTCCGCCATTGCTCATGACAGCGTTCTTGATCGCTAGGCCATTCTCGAAAACCGCTGGAAACATCCTTTTTGGGGCAGCCCAGGTCTCATGTCTCATCCCGCTATATGCCTTATGGAAATGGGGCCGCTTTCAATATGGGCGCGGCTGGCTGTGGACACCGCGTGAAGCCCTGTATCTGAACGCAAGCGACGAGACGAAAGAGACCCTCGAGAAGTTCTTCGCCTATATCCAGCGTGAAGGCGGCCCGAAGGCATATTTCAGGGATCGCAAAGGCAAAAAGCACTATCTGGATCGCCGCTATTCGTTCGGCAAGCTGCGTGTCCTCTTGCTTTCGGAGTTCGGAGCGTTCCGGTCGCTTTGCCTCTTGCCGGGAGGAAAGCGCGTTTCGGAGGCAATCAAGATTGAGGCCGACCCCAGTGAGATTATCAATGCCCTTAAGATCAAGCCCAAGCGAGGGTCGGGACCAGGCCGGAACGTCAAATATGCTTATATCGAAGCGATTTTCGATTTGCGTAGCGATCCGAGGCTGGAAACGCTGGACCTGAAAGATGAAGCTACGGCGATCCATGCCATCACCGATTGGCTCGATGAGTGGTTCGACAGCTCAGCCAATGTCTCCGGCGAGATACCAAAACGCGATCGACTGGTGCCCTACGCCAAGAAAATTTACGCTCATCTGAAAAATTCTGTGGCTCCCAATGACCGCTGACCGCCGTTTTTGATTTTTGCGAATCGGGAGGGGCTTTTTGGCGGGCGGCATTTGTTTTCCGTCCCGCGCGTCATCAGCGGATTTCTGCAGCTTTCCCATTACGGGGTGGGCCACTGGCAACCCTGTGCAACTTGCCACGTCTCCCGCCGCAGTCGGTCGGCCAACTTGGAGACGCACATGGAACCTCTCGCCATATCCATCAATGAGACCGCCAAGGCGCTCGGCGTCGGGCGATCATCGGTCTACGCCCTCATAAAGTCCGGCAGCCTCGACGCTATCAAGATCGGCAGGCGGACCTTGCTCACCACCGAGTCCATCAAACGCCTGGCGCAATCCCGAACTGCCATCTGATGCATCGGCGCTTTGCGCCCGCGTCTCACCCCATCTCTGGCCCCGCCAATCGTGGAATTCACGAAAGGACACCCCATGCCCATTTTCCGCAAGGCCGTTGACCGGCTTGCCGACTTCATGCGCCGTGATCGCAAGATTACCTATCGCGCATTCATCGACGCCCGTGTCGCACCCTATGTGACGCCGCTGCTCGACAGAATTGTTGCCGACGACGAGGACGGCGACACGCTGCGCAATTCGCTGATCCCGTGGCGACGATCTCAACGCCCACCGATCGCGATCTATC is part of the Sphingobium amiense genome and encodes:
- a CDS encoding TolC family outer membrane protein gives rise to the protein MTAKHQSGGRRAVAALLLLTSALAAPAGAETLQGALAKAYASNPTLTGARAGQRATDEGVAIQKASGRPALNLSGTYEESILKPTISFTSPQRTVNAQTQLSVPIYAGGQVRNGIKAAKTRVDAGQAQLRGTEMSIFSQTVAAYMDVIRDTAIVSLNRANVRVLEVNLQATNDRFEVGDVTRTDVAQSQSRLALARSDLQTSEANLITSKENYIALVGEAPDNLEPPPQLPGLPADPDSAVQVALRDNPDILAANKQREARAYDVKAAKGAVLPQVSAYTQAGYTNYLHSLNSSAQDANGNIIEGPQINKQAAAGVQISIPLYQGGRPGAQVRQNQALEAQAIEQAIETERGVIAQTRASYASWQASLETIKSAENAVSASSLSLEGVRAENSVGSRTILDILDAEQEALRARVQLVSARRNAYVAGFSLLASMGHAEADDLNLGAGALYDPMVNYKRVRGKWFDWDFDPAPRPVATRTVDTPAQNANVPAATTQQP
- a CDS encoding DUF2497 domain-containing protein, with the translated sequence MGDMTKEPSMEEILSSIKRIIAEEGEEAVQAAPLRRSRGEKAAAQAPVPAPADPDEVLELTDEIAEEPMPAPKAAPKATAAAAPAAPASDDSILSMESEVAARHSLSALSSMLVAPAAGQDNTLDGLVRAMLKPMLKEWLDARLPALVEDMVAKEIARITGGR
- a CDS encoding protein-L-isoaspartate O-methyltransferase family protein, whose product is MTEQNFSSMRAAMVESQLRTSDVDDPRVVAVMAKVPREDFVPAGRRAAAYIDRPVPLGNGRALNAPLVTGRLLKEAQVEPGDRVLLIGAATGYAAALLGELGATVTAVEEEGGPETAATGATLVRGPLAQGASAGAPYDLLFIDGAVEEVPAALVEQLADGARVVTGLIDRGVTRLCSGRAVGGVLGLTRLTDIEMVVLPGFGAPKAFTF
- a CDS encoding helix-turn-helix domain-containing protein; amino-acid sequence: MEPLAISINETAKALGVGRSSVYALIKSGSLDAIKIGRRTLLTTESIKRLAQSRTAI
- a CDS encoding tyrosine-type recombinase/integrase — protein: MALTDTAVRNAKPKNKPYKVTDGQGLYLLVNPGGSKLWRVKYRRNGVERKLALGSYPEITLAEARAARDAARRQLAHDVDPNAAKRQARIEASIRANNSFASVAEELIEKKTREGLAEPTLKKMRWFVKLLGGEFGKRPIAEITPQELLHELRKHERRGRLDTANLLRAFASRVFRYGVATARAERDPAQLLIGALTTARVKHFPAITDPVAFGALLRAIEGYQGDPSVMYALKLTPHVFQRPGEIRHMEWKEVDFEKAVWIIPEGKMKMRQPHSVPLSRQSLAILAEMRSLSGSGRYVFPSVRTRERPLSENTINASLRRMGFPKDQMTAHGFRTSASSLLNESGKWNPDAIERALAHMVAGSVRRIYNQSAYWRERVAMAQWWSDYLDELRGAGNVPRQREKIERWTTTTPAPFGELSYSYSMRTKMKHEGNWTTLSEQ